The following proteins are encoded in a genomic region of Lytechinus variegatus isolate NC3 chromosome 7, Lvar_3.0, whole genome shotgun sequence:
- the LOC121418320 gene encoding putative transcription factor p65 homolog — MNSYYHHPPIKTEPVSPDADLFAVYLKDLMIGDHCGGLSQIGPTRASSEPHIEVIEQPKQRDHRFRYPVEGRQAGSIAGERSTSDLPSYPAIRVANLNGRAKVVVSLVTKSDPPLPHPHRLVGDNCKDGVCVMMIEPQRPEAVFRKIGVQRTMNKEVENSLAERKNAKVRLPMEVNKGKTGKKHNYEMKAVRLFFEVYIETNESSGNYDRYLQPVTSSPIYDKKDTVLSICRVNINTGSVEGGDELFILCEKVQSDDIKVKFYGKDPETNQPWSEYGEFSPSDVHRQFAIVCKTPRFVNQNIKAAVEVNFHLYRPSDEDSSMDMTFTYKPRESVLGLRDIEKKKRKLSHKAPDEYNKYFTNSGLPVKTETLGASAQSCSGAPLSHPVSNAPSTLSLTPVTTAMASTDTRRSLRQHLMRGDPSLGVSDDIQPLFGDLTFTGGTAQVQDTNIPVTYTSGAHMSSSTVTQHQHQPVSTDQGTLDIPHEAFLRCLATAQPMEEDSADEERTTSLQRINAIAHELMSSSAGMSGGATGGGERVIVEQMPDTAPLSDLTYSVLETIDIAAYQDIGSDIVYSTFEGSDTERNNTSNSNNSNNNPMG, encoded by the exons GTGGGCTGTCACAAATCGGTCCCACACGGGCTTCTTCCGAGCCGCATATTGAGGTAATAGAGCAACCAAAACAAAGGGACCATCGATTCCGCTACCCGGTCGAAGGTCGCCAGGCTGGGAGCATCGCCGGGGAAAGATCTACGTCTGACCTTCCATCGTACCCAGCAATCAGG gttgccaatttgaatggtCGAGCCAAGGTAGTGGTTTCCTTGGTGACGAAGTCTGATCCTCCCCTGCCTCATCCCCATCGTCTGGTTGGAGATAACTGTAAAGATGGTGTCTGTGTCATGATGATCGAGCCACAGAGACCTGAAGCAGT CTTTCGTAAGATCGGAGTGCAGCGTACAATGAACAAAGAAGTGGAGAACTCGCTTGCAGAGAGAAAGAACGCCAAAGTCAGACTCCCCATGGAAGTCAATAAGGGAAAGACTGGGAAGAAACACAACTACGAGATGAAGGCTGTTCGACTCTTCTTTGAAGTCTACATTGAGACAAATGAATCATCTGGCAACTATGATAGATACCTTCAACCTGTCACATCAAGTCCCATCTATGACAAGA aGGATACTGTCTTGTCTATCTGTCGTGTGAATATCAATACTGGCAGCGTAGAAGGCGGTGATGAACTCTTCATCCTGTGTGAAAAGGTTCAGTCAG ATGATATCAAAGTGAAATTCTATGGGAAGGACCCAGAGACAAACCAACCCTGGTCAGAGTATGGTGAATTCAGTCCAAGTGATGTTCACAGACAG TTTGCCATTGTATGCAAGACGCCTCGCTTTGTGAATCAGAACATCAAGGCTGCAGTGGAGGTTAATTTTCACCTCTATCGACCGTCGGATGAGGATTCGAGCATGGACATGACTTTCACTTACAAGCCACGTGAATCGGTTCTTg GTCTTAGAGATAtcgagaagaaaaagagaaagctGTCTCACAAGGCTCCAGACGAATACAACAAATACTTCACCAACAGTGGCCTACCAGTCAAGA CGGAGACCCTTGGAGCAAGCGCCCAATCCTGCAGTGGTGCTCCATTAAGTCATCCAGTGTCCAATGCACCATCAACCCTGTCATTAACACCGGTTACCACGGCAATGGCATCTACAGACACCAGACGAAGTCTGCGTCAGCATCTCATGAGAG GGGACCCATCTCTTGGTGTGAGTGATGACATCCAGCCTCTTTTTGGCGACCTCACGTTCACCGGTGGCACCGCACAGGTTCAGGATACCAACATACCGGTCACGTACACAAGCGGAGCCCACATGAGCTCCAGCACCGTGACGCAACATCAGCACCAGCCAGTGAGCACCGACCAAGGTACCCTCGACATCCCACACGAAGCCTTCTTGAGGTGCCTGGCGACGGCTCAACCGATGGAGGAAGATTCCGCAGACGAGGAACGCACAACCAGCCTTCAGAGAATAAACGCCATAGCTCATGAGCTCATGAGTTCGTCTGCAGGCATGTCCGGAGGGGCCACAGGAGGCGGTGAGCGCGTTATCGTCGAGCAAATGCCAGATACTGCACCTCTGAGTGATCTAACATACAGTGTTCTGGAAACAATAGACATTGCTGCCTACCAGGATATCGGAAGTGATATCGTATATAGCACATTTGAGGGCTCCGATACGGAGAGAAATAATACAAGCAACAGCAACAATAGCAACAATAATCCGATGGGATAG